From Anopheles funestus chromosome 3RL, idAnoFuneDA-416_04, whole genome shotgun sequence, a single genomic window includes:
- the LOC125768379 gene encoding fatty acyl-CoA reductase wat: MTVSIYDDELLAQPGDRSDQSAPMTTGKIEEQLTEIQQFYDKCNVFITGGTGFLGKTLIYKLLTSCPGIENIFLLVRSKRGKDIFSRVEEIFDDAMFDKMKQACPKYDHKIRAVAGDCMQPGLGISSSDREVLAENVNIVFHLAATVRFDEKMKTAMQINVKACRDVLDLCHDMKHLKSVIYVSTAYTQCPQNVVDERFYDPPMESEKMIHLADCVTDGMIEKITPVLLDKWPNTYTFTKAIAEDVVRKNSRGMPVGMFRPGIVIATYQEPVPGWIDNFYGPTGVIAGAGTGVLRTLRADPTKVANMVPVDLCVNGIISSAWDIAERFRTEILPDPEIPIYNFCTEPNNCITWGDFTHTTIKFGSMYPTMKAIWYLCYASNPNIVLHYLSIIFLHYAPAVVCDIIAVLIGRKPRLLRSYKKIHRFMDVIEYFSMREWEFKMDNMNALWRKLSSADQKLFFFDMRQINWDYFLEQYFCGIRRYLLNDPMETVPQAVVRWNRLYWVHQATKVIVLLLLYKLVMSVWGMLS, encoded by the exons ATGACGGTTTCCATCTACGACGATGAGCTGCTGGCTCAGCCCGGTGATCGATCGGATCAATCGGCACCGATGACGACCGGCAAGATTGAGGAGCAGCTCACCGAAATACAGCAGTTCTACGACAAATGTAACGTTTTCATTACGGGCGGAACCGGATTTCTGGGCAAAA CACTGATCTACAAACTGCTGACCAGCTGTCCGGGTATTGAAAACATCTTTCTGCTGGTGCGAAGCAAACGCGGCAAAGACATTTTCTCCCGCGTGGAAGAAATCTTCGACGATGCT ATGTTTGACAAAATGAAGCAAGCCTGTCCGAAGTATGATCACAAAATTCGTGCCGTCGCGGGCGACTGCATGCAGCCGGGTCTGGGCATCAGTTCGTCCGATCGCGAAGTGTTGGCGGAAAAC GTCAACATTGTGTTTCATCTAGCCGCAACAGTGCGATTCGATGAGAAGATGAAGACGGCCATGCAGATCAACGTGAAGGCGTGCCGGGATGTGCTGGACCTGTGCCACGACATGAAGCACCTGAAGTCGGTCATCTACGTATCGACCGCGTACACACAGTGTCCCCAGAATGTCGTCGACGAGCGGTTCTACGATCCACCGATGGAGTCGGAAAAGATGATCCATCTGGCCGACTGTGTGACGGACGGTATGATCGAAAAGATTACCCCAGT ACTGCTCGACAAATGGCCCAACACGTACACATTTACGAAGGCAATCGCTGAGGATGTGGTGCGCAAAAATAGTCGCGGAATGCCTGTCGGCATGTTTCGACCAGGAATTG TTATTGCAACGTACCAAGAACCAGTCCCGGGATGGATCGATAACTTCTACGGACCCACCGGTGTAATTGCCGGCGCTGGAACTGGCGTGCTGCGGACACTACGGGCCGACCCAACAAAGGTGGCCAACATGGTTCCAGTCGATCTGTGCGTCAACGGTATCATCTCTTCCGCCTGGGACATTGCCGAACGCTTCAGAAC CGAGATTTTGCCCGATCCGGAAATCCCGATCTACAACTTTTGTACCGAACCGAACAATTGCATCACGTGGGGCGACTTCACGCATACCACCATCAAGTTCGGCTCGATGTATCCCACCATGAAGGCAATCTGGTACCTGTGCTATGCCAGCAATCCCAACATTGTGCTGCACTATCTGTCCATCATCTTTCTGCACTATGCGCCCGCCGTCGTCTGTGACATCATTGCGGTGCTGATTGGCAGAAAACCGAG ACTTCTTCGAAGCTACAAGAAGATTCACCGCTTTATGGACGTGATTGAGTACTTCTCGATGCGCGAATGGGAATTTAAGATGGACAATATGAACGCACTGTGGCGCAAGCTGTCGAGTGCGGACCAGAAGCTGTTCTTTTTCGACATGCGCCAAATCAACTGGGACTACTTCCTGGAGCAGTACTTCTGTGGCATCCGTCGGTATCTGCTGAACGATCCAATGGAAACCGTCCCGCAGGCTGTGGTCCGCTGGAATCG CCTCTACTGGGTACATCAGGCTACAAAAGTGatcgtgctgctgctactgtacAAGCTCGTCATGTCCGTTTGGGGTATGCTAAGCTAA
- the LOC125768429 gene encoding transmembrane protein 14 homolog, which yields MPVDILGFAYAATVAAGGIVGYAKAGSVPSLAAGLTFGALLGYGAMLSSNEPPRPLLQIGTALVLAGMMGSRWARSGKFMPPGLICVISCAMLARGLIYHNRYLPMIGAKHE from the exons ATGCCGGTTGATATTCTTGGGTTTGCTTACGCCGCTACCGTGGCCGCCGGTGGTATCGTAGGATATGCGAAAGCAG GTTCGGTACCCTCGCTAGCGGCCGGTCTTACGTTCGGTGCACTGCTAGGGTATGGTGCGATGCTGTCCTCGAATGAACCGCCACGGCCACTGCTACAGATCGGTACGGCACTGGTGCTAGCCGGTATGATGGGTTCGCGATGGGCCCGTTCGGGCAAGTTCATGCCGCCCGGTCTGATCTGTGTGATCTCTTGTGCAATGCTTGCCCGGGGTCTTATCTATCACAACCGTTATCTACCGATGATTGGTGCAAAACATGAGTAA
- the LOC125768328 gene encoding palmitoyltransferase Hip14 isoform X3 produces MYQSACSAAAGGCSEPERHDRDGLITHETAVAPVEHDYSGFDIVKATQYGAIARVKELIEAGWDVNQPDSETVTLLHWAAINNRKDIIKYFLDKGAIVDAVGGELNATPLHWATRQGHLGAVVLLLAAGADPSLRDAEGCSCIHLAAQFGHTALVAYFIARGVNPDLQDRGGMTALMWAAWKISALDPVRLLLTLGANPSLADHTHGNTALHWAILARNATAISTLVLKGKANMEVPNLRGDTPLTMLQPHLGSIWIGSKVSDRIRELTQQSHRRNLLVRMTLDKRFRWWSMIATPFLVFYLVGLVFCADTQIIIKIFLLACLYSVSYTIGQHLFDENLMALLPLSVYMATKLWFYVTWLTYIAPTVSFLASMAFLACSAALWVCFLKSWRGNPGVIQPTQEQRFRTIIELSERGASGFEPSAFCSACLVRRPVRSKHCSVCDRCVARFDHHCPWVGNCIGAKNHKYFMGFLWMLLIMCGWMLYGGSNFYVQTCSINMDDGLWSALQAIGSCNPWVGWVMGNALLHMSWVTVLTICQSYQVVCLGMTTNERLNRGRYRHFQAKGGKSPFNRGPLKNLFDFLECSCFGLVQPQRTDWMQFFEFDKHVEHEPLLRPDNFQYV; encoded by the exons ATGTACCAGAGTGCTTGCAGTGCAGCTGCCGGTGGTTGCTCGGAACCGGAGCGCCATGACCGGGATGGTTTGATAACGCACGAAACGGCTGTCGCTCCGGTGGAGCACGATTACAGTGGGTTCGATATCGTGAAAGCAACACAGTACGGTGCGATAGCACGCGTTAAAGAGCTCATTGAAGCAGGTTGGGATGTGAACCAGCCAGACAGCGAAACCGTAACCCTCTTACACTGGGCGGCGATTAATAATCGTAAAGATATCATCAAATATTTCCTCGATAAGGGTGCGATAGTCGATGCGGTCGGGGGCGAACTGAATGCTACCCCGCTCCATTGGGCCACACGGCAGGGTCATCTGGGTGcggtggtgctgctgttggcgGCTGGTGCAGATCCAAGCCTTCGCGATGCGGAAGGCTGTTCGTGTATTCACCTCGCAGCCCAATTCGGACACACGGCACTGGTGGCGTACTTTATAGCGCGAGGGGTGAATCCCGACTTGCAGGATCGCGGTGGCATGACGGCCCTGATGTGGGCTGCCTGGAAGATATCCGCCCTGGATCCGGTCCGTTTGCTACTAACGTTGGGCGCTAACCCAAGCCTAGCGGATCACACGCACGGCAATACGGCACTGCACTGGGCCATCCTTGCGCGTAACGCAACCGCCATCAGTACGCTTGTGTTGAAGGGTAAGGCAAATATGGAAGTGCCGAATCTACGCGGTGACACCCCGCTCACGATGCTTCAGCCGCACCTGGGTTCGATCTGGATCGGTTCGAAGGTGTCCGATCGGATCCGGGAACTCACGCAACAATCGCACCGCCGGAACCTGCTCGTTCGCATGACGCTCGACAAACGGTTCCGCTGGTGGAGCATGATAGCGACACCGTTTCTGGTATTTTACCTGGTCGGGTTAGTCTTCTGTGCCGATACGCAGATCATCATCAAAATTTTCCTGCTCGCCTGTCTGTACAGCGTGTCGTACACGATTGGGCAGCATCTGTTCGACGAAAACCTGATGGCGCTGCTACCGTTGAGTGTGTACATGGCCACCAAGCTGTGGTTCTACGTTACCTGGCTGACGTATATCGCACCAACCGTTTCGTTCCTCGCTTCGATGGCGTTCCTTGCCTGCAGTGCGGCGTTGTGGGTTTGTTTCCTGAAATCTTGGCGCGGTAATCCCGGTGTCATCCAACCGACACAAGAGCAGCGGTTTAGG ACCATCATCGAACTTTCGGAGCGCGGTGCAAGTGGATTTGAACCGTCGGCATTCTGTTCCGCCTGTCTAGTCCGGCGACCGGTACGCTCGAAGCACTGTTCCGTGTGCGATCGGTGCGTAGCCCGGTTCGATCATCACTGTCCGTGGGTGGGCAACTGTATCG GTGCTAAAAATCACAAATACTTTATGGGATTCTTGTGGATGCTTCTAATCATGTGTGGCTGGATGTTGTACGGCGGCTCCAATTTCTACGTACAAACATGCTCTATCAACATGGACGATG GTTTATGGTCCGCCCTGCAAGCGATCGGTTCCTGCAATCCTTGGGTCGGTTGGGTGATGGGTAATGCCCTGCTGCACATGTCCTGGGTCACGGTGTTGACCATCTGTCAGAGCTATCAGGTCGTGTGTCTCGGTATGACGACCAACGAGCGTCTGAACCGTGGCCGGTACCGTCACTTCCAGGCGAAGGGTGGAAAGAGCCCGTTCAACCGAGGTCCGTTGAAAAATTTGTTCGATTTCCTCGAGTGCAGTTGTTTCGGGCTGGTGCAACCACAGCGTACCGACTGGATGCAGTTCTTCGAGTTTGATAAGCACGTGGAGCACGAACCATTGCTGCGACCGGACAACTTTCAGTACGTCTGA